Proteins encoded within one genomic window of Paracoccus sp. TOH:
- a CDS encoding SPOR domain-containing protein, whose translation MTMIRHSLLAASVLLTLAPAVAQAQGMEWDKLPEPKHLSRVLDAGSFLGNNTASPARAGARYAQVGAFQRRESANTHVERIKAAGLIAVIGREGALHLVLMPETERNRADTLAAWARRSGYPDAYVRVVR comes from the coding sequence ATGACCATGATCCGGCATTCTCTCCTGGCTGCGTCTGTGCTGCTCACGTTGGCCCCTGCCGTCGCGCAGGCCCAGGGTATGGAGTGGGACAAGCTGCCAGAGCCTAAGCACCTGTCGCGGGTGCTGGATGCAGGCTCCTTCCTTGGTAACAATACTGCAAGCCCAGCGCGCGCCGGTGCGCGATATGCCCAAGTCGGTGCATTCCAACGCCGCGAAAGTGCCAACACACATGTCGAACGGATCAAGGCAGCAGGGCTTATTGCTGTGATCGGCCGCGAAGGGGCACTGCACCTGGTCCTGATGCCGGAAACGGAGCGCAACAGGGCTGACACGCTGGCTGCGTGGGCACGTCGATCTGGCTACCCGGATGCTTATGTGCGGGTTGTAAGGTAA
- a CDS encoding protelomerase family protein, translating to MVKAVLYLPEQSHQEVWDMGRGRYPLAKKIAEFTQHVEVMVGQQGWQGRLTASWNAKQEEFADKTLGSRKLYIVKFRNSIKEWFASLPADDPRRALEGKVLEVITFPDGMTETLTRDYNRAVKSRAENLVLIRNPDELVAAFVEWLQSTDMRQKALGVMALTGRRFIEVVKTGVFRPVVEKLPKGTARLKYVLEFEGQAKTREAEGSMHGVSYRIPVIPAGKVDTVPMVLKAMEEIRASKLGERWQNFDYVDLNAGESGRFNGQLRGSLSQIEGMTDEVLGKLSVKWLRALYAELAYARFGALRKTKSAFFAQILGHAEDDLKTSLSYMVLAIGDDETELEKAKTEVQRLLDAVRKQMAEDRARARAAGVADDEDEDDEDVVIDNEDMD from the coding sequence GTGGTGAAGGCTGTTTTATATTTACCTGAACAGTCGCACCAGGAGGTTTGGGATATGGGCCGTGGACGTTACCCTCTCGCGAAGAAAATCGCAGAGTTCACCCAGCACGTTGAAGTGATGGTTGGCCAGCAGGGCTGGCAAGGGCGGCTGACCGCCTCGTGGAACGCCAAGCAGGAAGAGTTCGCGGATAAGACCCTCGGGTCTCGCAAGCTCTACATCGTCAAGTTCCGCAATTCGATCAAGGAATGGTTCGCCAGCCTGCCAGCTGACGATCCGCGCCGTGCTTTGGAAGGCAAGGTGCTCGAAGTGATTACCTTCCCAGATGGTATGACAGAGACGCTGACCCGTGATTACAACAGGGCCGTAAAATCGCGGGCTGAAAATCTTGTGCTGATCCGAAACCCGGATGAGCTGGTTGCGGCTTTCGTTGAATGGCTGCAAAGCACGGATATGCGCCAGAAGGCGCTAGGGGTTATGGCCCTGACGGGTCGGCGGTTTATCGAGGTCGTGAAGACTGGCGTTTTTCGCCCGGTGGTGGAAAAGCTGCCGAAGGGCACGGCCCGCCTGAAATACGTTCTGGAATTTGAGGGACAGGCCAAGACCCGCGAAGCCGAAGGCTCGATGCACGGCGTCAGCTACCGGATTCCTGTCATTCCGGCCGGGAAGGTGGACACGGTTCCGATGGTGCTCAAGGCGATGGAAGAGATCCGCGCCTCGAAGCTGGGTGAGCGCTGGCAGAACTTCGACTATGTGGATCTCAATGCGGGCGAGAGCGGGCGGTTTAACGGCCAGCTGCGCGGCTCGCTCAGCCAAATCGAAGGCATGACTGACGAAGTGCTGGGCAAGCTGTCGGTCAAGTGGCTCCGGGCACTATATGCCGAGCTGGCCTATGCTCGCTTTGGGGCACTGCGGAAAACCAAGTCGGCCTTCTTTGCCCAGATCCTCGGCCATGCCGAGGACGATCTTAAAACCTCGCTTTCCTACATGGTTCTCGCCATTGGCGACGACGAAACCGAGCTTGAAAAGGCCAAGACCGAAGTGCAGCGGCTGCTGGACGCTGTGCGTAAGCAGATGGCCGAAGATCGAGCCAGGGCGAGGGCAGCAGGTGTTGCTGATGATGAGGACGAAGATGACGAAGATGTCGTGATCGACAATGAGGACATGGATTGA
- the nrdH gene encoding glutaredoxin-like protein NrdH has product MTVTVYSKPNCVQCTATTRALEAKGIPYELIDLTEDAEAYAFVVTLGYRQAPVVVAEDKHWAGFQPSKIEALEGP; this is encoded by the coding sequence ATGACTGTGACCGTTTATAGCAAGCCCAACTGTGTGCAATGCACCGCTACCACGCGAGCCTTGGAGGCGAAGGGCATTCCATACGAACTGATCGACCTGACCGAGGATGCGGAGGCTTATGCTTTCGTGGTCACGTTGGGCTACCGGCAAGCCCCTGTCGTGGTTGCGGAAGATAAGCATTGGGCCGGGTTCCAGCCCAGCAAGATCGAAGCGTTGGAGGGGCCATGA
- a CDS encoding NYN domain-containing protein: MFFRGERTALFIDGANLYGAAKGLGFDIDFRLLRQEFGRCGKMIRAYYYTAILENDDYSALRPLTDWLVYNGYTLISKPAREYTDGFGRRKIKGNMDVELTVDALELAPRIEHAVLFSGDGDFRPLVEALQRQGVRVTVVSTMLTQPTMVSDDLRRQADHFIELDFLRQVIGRPPREHAA; this comes from the coding sequence TTGTTTTTCAGGGGCGAGCGGACAGCATTGTTCATCGACGGGGCCAATCTTTATGGCGCTGCCAAGGGATTGGGGTTTGACATCGACTTTAGGCTATTGCGTCAGGAGTTTGGACGCTGCGGCAAAATGATCCGCGCCTACTATTACACCGCGATCTTGGAGAATGACGACTATTCGGCTCTTCGGCCGCTGACCGATTGGCTGGTATATAATGGATACACTCTGATCTCGAAGCCAGCTCGTGAATATACGGATGGGTTCGGGCGACGGAAAATCAAGGGAAACATGGATGTCGAGCTGACGGTGGATGCCCTGGAACTGGCTCCCCGGATCGAACATGCAGTCTTGTTTTCTGGCGATGGCGATTTCCGGCCGCTGGTCGAGGCGTTGCAGCGCCAGGGCGTCCGCGTGACGGTCGTTTCGACAATGTTGACCCAGCCGACCATGGTTTCAGACGACCTGCGGCGGCAGGCGGACCACTTCATCGAGCTGGATTTCCTGCGGCAGGTCATCGGCCGACCGCCGCGCGAGCACGCTGCATAG